Proteins encoded in a region of the Coffea eugenioides isolate CCC68of chromosome 4, Ceug_1.0, whole genome shotgun sequence genome:
- the LOC113768343 gene encoding flavonol synthase/flavanone 3-hydroxylase, with translation MKKALMSTPESLPDNTIIDFRAPPPSPVASGRRSSFNNEDALSEFLENSLEVPDLILPDRVFPQQKSLQNPPKLDFRYLNSIENDSVTKFVDSVARIGCFEVVNHGVPEGLIKSVLAAGAGIFGISQEKRKLVTRSLEKPYGFEEFHGEEEKAVTEEFVWSQDESLKMDMEGIWPGGYSNFSERMQKLVLAIENVAVTALEFLEQNTSTITRENVKQDPEFGPICYLHKHNGHIINGDQSVNSVLRYDVIRMLVRGSEFPHAICLHICDGAEEFHVYSKKGWASFCPDQGTIIITTGDQLQASGKGPYKHVMGRPIFRGADQERMSMVFPYPSVILKCDKHHKEQKISICWQFIATLILTLFFHFAVRLQSHTRK, from the exons ATGAAGAAGGCTCTCATGAGTACACCGGAATCATTGCCGGACAATACCATTATTGATTTCCGTGCACCGCCACCTTCTCCAGTTGCCTCTGGCCGGCGATCTTCCTTCAACAATGAAGATGCTTTGTCTGAATTCTTGGAAAATTCCCTCGAAGTTCCTGACCTCATTCTTCCTGATCGCGTTTTTCCTCAACAGAAATCCCTTCAAAACCCGCCAAAGCTTGATTTTCGGTATTTAAACTCGATTGAAAATGATTCGGTCACCAAGTTTGTCGATTCTGTTGCTCGAATTGGATGTTTTGAGGTTGTCAACCATGGAGTTCCTGAGGGGCTGATCAAATCTGTTTTGGCTGCTGGGGCTGGAATTTTCGGGATAtcacaagagaaaaggaagttggTGACGAGATCGCTGGAGAAGCCATATGGGTTCGAAGAGTTTCATGGGGAAGAGGAGAAAGCTGTTACTGAAGAATTTGTTTGGTCACAAGATGAAAGCTTGAAGATGGATATGGAGGGAATCTGGCCAGGTGGATATTCAAATTTCAG TGAAAGGATGCAAAAGCTTGTGTTAGCCATTGAGAACGTGGCCGTCAcagctttggaatttctggagcaGAACACATCAACTATAACCAGGGAAAATGTAAAACAGGATCCAGAATTTGGTCCAATCTGTTACCTCCACAAGCATAATGGCCACATTATAAATGGAGATCAGTCTGTAAATTCAGTACTGAGATATGATGTTATCAGGATGCTGGTTAGAGGATCTGAATTCCCTCATGCAATATGTTTGCACATTTGCGATGGAGCTGAAGAATTCCACGTCTATTCCAAGAAAGGTTGGGCCTCTTTTTGCCCAGATCAGGGTACCATAATAATCACCACCGGAGATCAATTACAG GCAAGCGGCAAGGGACCATACAAGCATGTCATGGGAAGGCCAATATTCAGAGGTGCTGATCAAGAACGCATGTCCATGGTCTTTCCGTATCCTTCAGTCATCCTCAAATGTGATAAACATCACAAGgaacaaaaaatttcaatttgttGGCAATTTATAGCTACTCTTATACTGacacttttctttcattttgctgTCCGCCTTCAAAGCCATACAAGGAAATAG
- the LOC113768282 gene encoding protein SAWADEE HOMEODOMAIN HOMOLOG 1-like has translation MDDRLNSVEMENAFDPEFTLAEIVEMENLYKEMGGKSLNQQFYQELATKFSTSVHRCGKSSIGCEQVQSWFGDLEKELEAKVSSFRRKVEKSVGPTKLAMNKSEVQKPSFVKSEEIDASMPAEVPNFADENSQKPKGVSVAELSELVFEARSSKDLAWYDVASFLNYRVTSTGELEVRVRYVGYDKDQDEWLNVKRSVRERSIPLEPSECDRVKVGDLVLCFRENEDDAVYCDARVVDIQRIAHDSDCCCCIFLVRYDLDFFEDQVQLKKLCCRPAT, from the exons ATGGACGACAGGCTTAATTCAGTAGAAATGGAAAATGCGTTTGACCCCGAGTTCACACTAGCTGAG ATTGTGGAAATGGAAAACTTGTACAAGGAAATGGGAGGGAAATCCCTTAACCAACAGTTCTATCAGGAACTCGCTACCAAGTTCAG CACCTCAGTTCATCGATGTGGCAAATCTTCAATAGGATGCGAACAG GTGCAAAGCTGGTTTGGTGATCTAGAGAAAGAATTGGAAGCTAAAGTTTCTTCCTTTCGCCGGAAAGTTGAGAAATCTGTTGGTCCTACCAAGTTAGCAATGAATaaaagtgaagttcaaaaacCTTCATTTGTTAAGAGTGAAGAAATTGATGCTTCCATGCCTGCAGAAGTCCCAAACTTTGCGGATGAAAATTCTCAAAAGCCCAAAG GTGTTAGTGTTGCAGAGCTTTCAGAGTTGGTTTTTGAGGCTAGATCCTCAAAGGATCTTGCTTG GTATGATGTTGCTTCTTTCCTCAATTACAGAGTTACAAGTACAGGAGAGCtc GAAGTTCGTGTACGATATGTTGGTTATGATAAAGACCAAGATGAGTGGTTGAATGTGAAACGATCTGTACGTGAACGTTCTATTCCTTTAGAGCCTTCAGAATGTGACAGAGTGAAGGTTGGGGACCTGGTCTTGTGCTTCAGG GAAAATGAAGATGATGCTGTATATTGTGATGCACGAGTAGTGGATATCCAAAGAATAGCTCATGATAGTGATTGCTGCTGTTGCATATTTCTCGTTCGTTATGACCTAGATTTTTTTGAG GACCAAGTTCAGCTAAAGAAATTGTGTTGCAGGCCAGCAACATAA
- the LOC113768006 gene encoding casein kinase 1-like protein HD16 isoform X2 yields MPVLRSGVRRGRRRKQQEQEAAEEEGQRAQQQQQQQVNNQVEDEGIATRTRGRRAAAAAAEAAATAAVAVDENLAAAAAPAAEVRGVEEEAVPGEGREEGGDKANMDDYNSGGKSNDKGHAADDEGTLAPLPERVQVGGSPMYRIERKLGKGGFGQVYVGRRVSGGIANDRPGSGATEVALKFEHRNSKGCNYGPPYEWQVYNTLGGSHGVPRVHYKGRQGDYYVMVMDMLGPSLWDVWNNKSHSMSTEMVACIAIEAISILEKMHSRGYVHGDVKPENFLLGPPGTPDEKKLFLVDLGLATKWRDSTTGLHVEYDQRPDVFRGTVRYASAHAHLGRTGSRRDDLESLAYTLIFLLRGRLPWQGYQGENKGFLVCKKKMSTSADALCCFCPQPFKLFVEYVVNLKFDEEPNYAKCVSLFDGIVGPNPDIRPINTEGAQKVGHKRGRLTFEDEEDEQPKKKVRMGMPATQWISVYNARRPMKQRYHYNVADARLSQHIEKGNEDGLFISSVASCQNLWALIMDAGTGFTAQVYQLSPHFLHKEWIMEQWEKNYYISAVAGATNGSSLVVMSKGTQYLQQSYKVSESFPFKWINKKWREGFYVTSMATAGSRWGVIMSRGAGFSDQVVELDFLYPSEGVHRRWDSGYRITATAATWDQVAFVLSVPRRRPTDETQETLRTSAFPSVHVKEKWAKNLYIASVCYGRTVS; encoded by the exons ATGCCGGTACTGCGTAGCGGAGTGCGCAGAGGCCGGAGAAGGAAGCAGCAAGAGCAGGAGGCGGCGGAGGAGGAGGGGCAGCGGgctcagcagcagcagcagcaacaggTGAATAATCAGGTTGAGGACGAGGGGATTGCAACAAGAACAAGGGGAAGGAGAGCGGCTGCAGCAGCAGCGGAAGCAGCGGCGACGGCTGCTGTGGCGGTTGATGAGAATCTAGCGGCGGCTGCGGCACCAGCAGCTGAAGTGAGGGGGGTTGAGGAGGAAGCTGTTCCGGGTGAAGGGAGGGAAGAGGGCGGTGATAAAGCCAATATGGATGATTATAACAGTGGTGGTAAAAGCAATGACAAAGGCCATGCGGCTGACGATGAAGGAACTTTGGCGCCCCTTCCTGAAAGG GTTCAGGTTGGTGGTTCACCTATGTATAGAATAGAAAGAAAGCTTGGGAAAGGAGGTTTTGGCCAAGTATATGTTGGTCGCCGTGTTTCTGGTGGTATTGCTAATGATAGACCTGGCTCTGGAGCCACAGAA GTTGCCTTAAAATTTGAGCATAGGAATAGTAAAGGATGTAACTACGGCCCACCATATGAATGGCAAGTTTACAA CACTCTTGGTGGCAGTCATGGTGTTCCTCGGGTGCACTACAAAGGCCGACAAGGTGACTACTATGTCATG GTTATGGATATGCTTGGACCAAGCTTGTGGGATGTCTGGAATAACAAATCTCATTC GATGTCTACTGAAATGGTTGCCTGCATTGCAATTGAAGCAATATCTATACTGGAGAAGATGCATTCTAGAGG GTATGTCCATGGGGATGTAAAACCTGAAAACTTTTTGCTCGGTCCACCAGGGACTCCGGATGAGAAAAAACTCTTTTTAGTTGATCTTGGATTAG CTACTAAGTGGCGAGATAGTACAACTGGTCTGCACGTGGAATATGATCAAAGACCAGATGTTTTCAG GGGAACAGTTCGTTACGCCAGCGCCCATGCTCATTTGGGCAGAACTGGTAGCAGGAGAGATGATTTAGAATCGCTTGCTTACACTCTCATCTTTCTGCTTCGAGGACGTCTGCCTTGGCAGGGATATCAG GGCGAGAACAAAGGGTTCCTTGTTTGCAAGAAGAAGATGTCAACATCTGCAGATGCTTTATGTTGCTTCTGTCCACAACCTTTTAAGTTGTTTGTGGAGTATGTTGTGAACTTGAAATTTGATGAGGAACCTAACTATGCAAAATGCGTCTCCCTCTTTGATGGAATAGTCGGACCAAATCCAGATATTAGGCCAATTAACACAGAGGGTGCTCAGAAG GTTGGTCACAAGCGAGGCCGGTTGACTTTTGAAGATGAGGAAGATGAACAACCAAAGAAGAAGGTGCGCATGGGTATGCCTGCTACTCAGTGGATTAGTGTTTACAATGCTCGTCGTCCTATGAAACAAAG GTATCACTATAATGTTGCTGATGCAAGACTTTCTCAGCACATCGAGAAAGGAAATGAAGATGGTCTGTTTATCAGTAGTGTGGCATCTTGTCAAAATCTCTGGGCACTAATCATGGATGCGGGCACTGGCTTCACTGCACAAGTTTATCAACTTTCACCCCACTTTCTTCACAAG GAATGGATCATGGAGCAATGGGAAAAGAATTATTACATCAGTGCTGTGGCAGGAGCTACTAATGGGAGTTCATTGGTAGTAATGTCAAAGG GCACTCAGTATTTGCAGCAATCCTACAAAGTCAGCGAGTCTTTTCCATTCAAGTGGATAAACAAGAAGTGGAGGGAAGGATTCTATGTTACCTCCATGGCCACTGCTGGAAGCAGATGGGGAGTCATTATGTCTCGTGGTGCAGGATTTTCAGATCAG GTCGTGGAATTGGATTTTCTTTATCCAAGTGAAGGTGTGCATCGGCGGTGGGATTCTGGATATCGTATTACTGCAACTGCAGCAACTTGGGACCAGGTTGCTTTTGTTCTTAGTGTGCCAAGGAGGAGACCAACAGATGAAACACAAGAGACACTTCGAACATCTGCCTTTCCTAGCGTACATGTCAAG GAGAAGTGGGCAAAGAATCTCTATATTGCTTCTGTGTGCTATGGTCGTACAGTTTCATAG
- the LOC113768006 gene encoding casein kinase 1-like protein HD16 isoform X1, which yields MPVLRSGVRRGRRRKQQEQEAAEEEGQRAQQQQQQQVNNQVEDEGIATRTRGRRAAAAAAEAAATAAVAVDENLAAAAAPAAEVRGVEEEAVPGEGREEGGDKANMDDYNSGGKSNDKGHAADDEGTLAPLPERVQVGGSPMYRIERKLGKGGFGQVYVGRRVSGGIANDRPGSGATEVALKFEHRNSKGCNYGPPYEWQVYNTLGGSHGVPRVHYKGRQGDYYVMVMDMLGPSLWDVWNNKSHSMSTEMVACIAIEAISILEKMHSRGYVHGDVKPENFLLGPPGTPDEKKLFLVDLGLATKWRDSTTGLHVEYDQRPDVFRGTVRYASAHAHLGRTGSRRDDLESLAYTLIFLLRGRLPWQGYQGENKGFLVCKKKMSTSADALCCFCPQPFKLFVEYVVNLKFDEEPNYAKCVSLFDGIVGPNPDIRPINTEGAQKLIYQVGHKRGRLTFEDEEDEQPKKKVRMGMPATQWISVYNARRPMKQRYHYNVADARLSQHIEKGNEDGLFISSVASCQNLWALIMDAGTGFTAQVYQLSPHFLHKEWIMEQWEKNYYISAVAGATNGSSLVVMSKGTQYLQQSYKVSESFPFKWINKKWREGFYVTSMATAGSRWGVIMSRGAGFSDQVVELDFLYPSEGVHRRWDSGYRITATAATWDQVAFVLSVPRRRPTDETQETLRTSAFPSVHVKEKWAKNLYIASVCYGRTVS from the exons ATGCCGGTACTGCGTAGCGGAGTGCGCAGAGGCCGGAGAAGGAAGCAGCAAGAGCAGGAGGCGGCGGAGGAGGAGGGGCAGCGGgctcagcagcagcagcagcaacaggTGAATAATCAGGTTGAGGACGAGGGGATTGCAACAAGAACAAGGGGAAGGAGAGCGGCTGCAGCAGCAGCGGAAGCAGCGGCGACGGCTGCTGTGGCGGTTGATGAGAATCTAGCGGCGGCTGCGGCACCAGCAGCTGAAGTGAGGGGGGTTGAGGAGGAAGCTGTTCCGGGTGAAGGGAGGGAAGAGGGCGGTGATAAAGCCAATATGGATGATTATAACAGTGGTGGTAAAAGCAATGACAAAGGCCATGCGGCTGACGATGAAGGAACTTTGGCGCCCCTTCCTGAAAGG GTTCAGGTTGGTGGTTCACCTATGTATAGAATAGAAAGAAAGCTTGGGAAAGGAGGTTTTGGCCAAGTATATGTTGGTCGCCGTGTTTCTGGTGGTATTGCTAATGATAGACCTGGCTCTGGAGCCACAGAA GTTGCCTTAAAATTTGAGCATAGGAATAGTAAAGGATGTAACTACGGCCCACCATATGAATGGCAAGTTTACAA CACTCTTGGTGGCAGTCATGGTGTTCCTCGGGTGCACTACAAAGGCCGACAAGGTGACTACTATGTCATG GTTATGGATATGCTTGGACCAAGCTTGTGGGATGTCTGGAATAACAAATCTCATTC GATGTCTACTGAAATGGTTGCCTGCATTGCAATTGAAGCAATATCTATACTGGAGAAGATGCATTCTAGAGG GTATGTCCATGGGGATGTAAAACCTGAAAACTTTTTGCTCGGTCCACCAGGGACTCCGGATGAGAAAAAACTCTTTTTAGTTGATCTTGGATTAG CTACTAAGTGGCGAGATAGTACAACTGGTCTGCACGTGGAATATGATCAAAGACCAGATGTTTTCAG GGGAACAGTTCGTTACGCCAGCGCCCATGCTCATTTGGGCAGAACTGGTAGCAGGAGAGATGATTTAGAATCGCTTGCTTACACTCTCATCTTTCTGCTTCGAGGACGTCTGCCTTGGCAGGGATATCAG GGCGAGAACAAAGGGTTCCTTGTTTGCAAGAAGAAGATGTCAACATCTGCAGATGCTTTATGTTGCTTCTGTCCACAACCTTTTAAGTTGTTTGTGGAGTATGTTGTGAACTTGAAATTTGATGAGGAACCTAACTATGCAAAATGCGTCTCCCTCTTTGATGGAATAGTCGGACCAAATCCAGATATTAGGCCAATTAACACAGAGGGTGCTCAGAAG CTTATCTATCAGGTTGGTCACAAGCGAGGCCGGTTGACTTTTGAAGATGAGGAAGATGAACAACCAAAGAAGAAGGTGCGCATGGGTATGCCTGCTACTCAGTGGATTAGTGTTTACAATGCTCGTCGTCCTATGAAACAAAG GTATCACTATAATGTTGCTGATGCAAGACTTTCTCAGCACATCGAGAAAGGAAATGAAGATGGTCTGTTTATCAGTAGTGTGGCATCTTGTCAAAATCTCTGGGCACTAATCATGGATGCGGGCACTGGCTTCACTGCACAAGTTTATCAACTTTCACCCCACTTTCTTCACAAG GAATGGATCATGGAGCAATGGGAAAAGAATTATTACATCAGTGCTGTGGCAGGAGCTACTAATGGGAGTTCATTGGTAGTAATGTCAAAGG GCACTCAGTATTTGCAGCAATCCTACAAAGTCAGCGAGTCTTTTCCATTCAAGTGGATAAACAAGAAGTGGAGGGAAGGATTCTATGTTACCTCCATGGCCACTGCTGGAAGCAGATGGGGAGTCATTATGTCTCGTGGTGCAGGATTTTCAGATCAG GTCGTGGAATTGGATTTTCTTTATCCAAGTGAAGGTGTGCATCGGCGGTGGGATTCTGGATATCGTATTACTGCAACTGCAGCAACTTGGGACCAGGTTGCTTTTGTTCTTAGTGTGCCAAGGAGGAGACCAACAGATGAAACACAAGAGACACTTCGAACATCTGCCTTTCCTAGCGTACATGTCAAG GAGAAGTGGGCAAAGAATCTCTATATTGCTTCTGTGTGCTATGGTCGTACAGTTTCATAG